In Colias croceus chromosome 19, ilColCroc2.1, the following are encoded in one genomic region:
- the LOC123700270 gene encoding LIM domain kinase 1 isoform X2 yields MEGSDTKENHSCAGCLNDLGDEDYVSALGQDWHKDCFRCSVCDAQLTTWYFEKGGLLFCQADYWARFGDICQQCSEIITGPVMAAGEHRFHPECFACEACGAHIDDTATYALLDRSHLYCGACYTCCVGTERHAIRVVRLPARALRLASTRGALSIAQIDSSCGMLTLHIGDRVLEVNGSPVRNRPLAEIERVLARPDVIQLTIEHNPDTINAKRGISTSNDDKHKHDKSPVERKIKEDTKVPKKAEEEGVKKERLFKRKGEEGGKVRVIKRRQTPASPLLGDKERSSSMSKLLDVVDGEESSGVLCDLSRARSFRAEPAPGQKVFRASDLLQGELLGTGFFGHVYKVTHRATNEVMVLKQLYRVDEEAQRNFLKEVAVLRSLRHRNVLRFIGVLYRDRRLHLVTEYVAGGTLHDLLQVRSPGDTVLRSIGVLYRDRRLHLVTEYVAGGTLHDLLQNTSRPLSWCARAKLARDVAAGVGYLHRMNVIHRDLNSHNCLVRADQEMTVIVADFGLARIVQRTASSAHTHSSLRRKRYTVVGNPYWMAPEMMNGNLYDEKVDVFSFGIILCEIIGRVSADPDFLPRRSDFGLNEAQFLDKFCRTCPEPFYRIAFLACNLEPDDRPPFEVMEIWLESLVLHLSQPLPLPATLLADVEQYARRSTARTTATPERRVHTDNGIFCANTRSREELREPPECVRWSALGKCVSASQLTARRVTHSEPRPAARSRSHHALAPGYILRADGKNIDITKVDDISEWLDPPPLKRTSPDSHLNNLLNDTKTRKIEDSNLPAFLRNQSVEGLETDEKDHDQHLPFCRHQSIPDHCEIQTENESDSSDDELEIQIDCNPKILTDIVKKGNLLAKKASYDITDSPDSLEEFIPEKQEIPKTVEKCEKNSLAKKLLSPKLSRLFKPNTTEVVRQREEDKEKSRSKFFVQRPASPIRSTYRVRPSDDEPKINRGVLKSDLKLASLGKPMTPIFRRHLENRQDFDGRYSYRDKTQDKLDRRKIELPIRNVKNLTPVLEKKDDKPKRREGITRSNYVRLANLKISKELKPDSEVKESPVERVI; encoded by the exons ATGGAGGGTTCTGATACAAAAG AAAATCATAGCTGTGCCGGGTGTTTAAATGATTTGGGGGATGAAGACTACGTATCCGCGCTTGGGCAGGATTGGCACAAGGACTGTTTTAG GTGCTCAGTTTGTGATGCTCAGCTGACGACGTGGTACTTCGAGAAGGGCGGGCTTTTGTTTTGTCAGGCGGATTACTGGGCGCGCTTTGGAGATATTTGTCAGCAATGTTCAGAG ATAATAACTGGCCCGGTGATGGCGGCGGGCGAGCACCGCTTCCACCCGGAGTGCTTCGCGTGCGAGGCGTGCGGCGCGCACATTGACGACACCGCTACTTACGCGTTACTTGATAGATCGCACTTGTATTG TGGTGCGTGCTACACTTGCTGCGTGGGAACTGAGAGACACGCGATCCGCGTGGTTCGACTCCCGGCGCGAGCACTGCGGCTCGCCTCTACACGTGGCGCGCTTTCTATTGCGCA GATAGACTCAAGCTGTGGTATGCTCACATTGCATATTGGTGATCGTGTGCTAGAAGTAAACGGGTCACCGGTGAGGAACCGGCCTTTGGCTGAAATAGAGCGGGTGCTGGCTAGGCCTGATGTTATACAG CTTACAATAGAACACAATCCGGACACAATAAACGCAAAACGCGGCATCAGTACATCAAACGACGACAAACATAAACACGACAAATCACCAGTAGAAAGGAAAATAAAGGAAGATACTAAAGTACCCAAAAAGGCAGAAGAGGAGGGAGTTAAAAAGGAGAGATTGTTTAAAAGAAAAGGGGAGGAGGGGGGGAAGGTGCGGGTTATAAAGCGGAGGCAGACACCCGCTTCGCCATTGCTTGGGGATAAAGAGAGGAGTAGCAGTATGTCGAAACTGCTTGATGT TGTGGATGGAGAAGAATCGAGTGGTGTGTTGTGTGACTTGAGCCGGGCGAGATCGTTCCGAGCAGAACCGGCCCCCGGACAGAAGGTGTTCAGAGCTTCTGATCTATTACAG ggTGAACTATTAGGCACAGGTTTTTTCGGGCACGTGTACAAAGTGACACATAGAGCCACCAACGAAGTGATGGTGCTGAAACAACTGTACCGAGTGGATGAGGAGGCACAGAGGAACTTCTTGAAG GAGGTAGCAGTGCTCCGCTCGCTCCGTCACCGCAACGTGTTGCGCTTCATCGGCGTGCTGTACCGCGACCGGCGGCTGCACCTCGTCACCGAGTACGTGGCCGGCGGCACGCTGCACGACCTGCTGCAGGTGCGTAGCCCGGGAGACACTGTACTGCGGTCCATCGGCGTGCTGTACCGCGACCGGCGGCTGCACCTCGTCACCGAGTACGTGGCCGGCGGCACGCTGCACGACCTGCTGCAG AACACAAGCCGTCCGCTAAGTTGGTGCGCACGGGCCAAACTCGCCCGTGACGTGGCCGCCGGGGTGGGATACTTGCATCGCATGAATGTTATACATCGAGATCTTAATTCGCATAACTGTCTTGTACGAGCTGATCAG GAAATGACAGTAATAGTGGCAGACTTCGGCTTGGCCCGTATAGTGCAGCGCACAGCTAGCAGTGCGCACACACACTCCTCGCTACGACGGAAACGGTACACG GTGGTCGGGAACCCATACTGGATGGCGCCAGAAATGATGAACGGCAACCTGTATGATGAGAAGGTGGATGTGTTCTCATTTGGCATCATTTTGTGTGAG ATTATCGGTCGAGTGTCAGCAGACCCAGACTTTCTGCCGCGGCGGTCTGACTTCGGTCTGAACGAGGCGCAGTTCCTGGATAAGTTCTGTCGCACGTGCCCAGAACCGTTCTATAGGATAGCCTTCCTGGCGTGCAATCTGGAGCCAGACGATAG ACCGCCATTCGAAGTGATGGAGATCTGGCTGGAGTCGCTCGTGCTGCACCTGTCGCAGCCGTTGCCGCTGCCGGCCACACTGCTCGCGGACGTGGAGCAGTACGCGCGCCGCAGCACCGCGCGCACGACCGCCACGCCCGAGCGCCGCGTGCACACTGACAACGGCATCTTCTGCGCCAACACGCGCAGCCGCGAGGAGCTGCGGGAG CCCCCCGAATGCGTACGTTGGAGTGCGCTAGGCAAGTGCGTTTCCGCCAGCCAACTCACCGCACGTCGGGTCACACACTCCGAGCCGCGCCCGGCCGCGCGCTCCCGGTCACACCACGCGCTGGCGCCCGGGTACATACTGCGGGCCGACGGCAAGAATATAGACATCACTAAG gttGACGATATATCCGAATGGCTGGACCCTCCACCGCTCAAACGAACAAGCCCAGACTCACATCTCAATAACTTGCTAAACGATACTAAAACTAGGAAAATTGAGGATTCCAATTTACCTGCTTTCCTCAGAAATCAATCAGTAGAAGGTTTAGAAACTGATGAGAAAGATCACGACCAACACCTGCCCTTCTGCAGACACCAAAGCATTCCAGACCACTGCGAAATACAGACTGAAAACGAATCAGACTCCTCCGACGATGAACTAGAAATACAAATTGACTGCAACCCCAAAATATTAACAGACATTGTCAAAAAAGGGAATTTACTAGCCAAAAAAGCAAGTTACGATATCACAGACTCGCCGGATAGTCTCGAAGAATTTATCCCGGAAAAGCAAGAAATTCCAAAAACAGTGGAAAAGTGTGAAAAGAACTCGCTAGCTAAGAAATTGCTGTCGCCAAAACTGAGTCGACTTTTCAAGCCAAATACGACAGAAGTTGTGAGGCAAAGGGAGGAAGATAAGGAAAAGTCTAGAAGCAAGTTTTTCGTTCAGCGACCTGCTTCTCCTATACGATCTACATATAGAGTACGTCCAAGTGACGATGAACCGAAAATTAACAGAGGTGTGCTCAAAAGTGACTTAAAACTGGCCAGTTTAGGAAAACCAATGACGCCCATATTTAGACGACATTTAGAAAACCGACAAGACTTCGACGGTCGATACAGttaccgggataaaacccAAGACAAACTGGATAGGCGCAAAATAGAGTTACCGATACGGAATGTTAAGAATTTAACGCCGGTTTTGGAAAAGAAAGATGATAAGCCCAAAAGGAGGGAAGGAATCACGCGTAGCAATTATGTAAGACTAGCGAATCTCAAAATTAGCAAAGAGCTGAAACCAGACAGTGAAGTTAAGGAATCTCCAGTAGAAAGGGTTATATAG
- the LOC123700270 gene encoding LIM domain kinase 1 isoform X1, with protein sequence MEGSDTKENHSCAGCLNDLGDEDYVSALGQDWHKDCFRCSVCDAQLTTWYFEKGGLLFCQADYWARFGDICQQCSEIITGPVMAAGEHRFHPECFACEACGAHIDDTATYALLDRSHLYCGACYTCCVGTERHAIRVVRLPARALRLASTRGALSIAHERCAGKLSALVRSLLRAALQACVHLTCHRIDSSCGMLTLHIGDRVLEVNGSPVRNRPLAEIERVLARPDVIQLTIEHNPDTINAKRGISTSNDDKHKHDKSPVERKIKEDTKVPKKAEEEGVKKERLFKRKGEEGGKVRVIKRRQTPASPLLGDKERSSSMSKLLDVVDGEESSGVLCDLSRARSFRAEPAPGQKVFRASDLLQGELLGTGFFGHVYKVTHRATNEVMVLKQLYRVDEEAQRNFLKEVAVLRSLRHRNVLRFIGVLYRDRRLHLVTEYVAGGTLHDLLQVRSPGDTVLRSIGVLYRDRRLHLVTEYVAGGTLHDLLQNTSRPLSWCARAKLARDVAAGVGYLHRMNVIHRDLNSHNCLVRADQEMTVIVADFGLARIVQRTASSAHTHSSLRRKRYTVVGNPYWMAPEMMNGNLYDEKVDVFSFGIILCEIIGRVSADPDFLPRRSDFGLNEAQFLDKFCRTCPEPFYRIAFLACNLEPDDRPPFEVMEIWLESLVLHLSQPLPLPATLLADVEQYARRSTARTTATPERRVHTDNGIFCANTRSREELREPPECVRWSALGKCVSASQLTARRVTHSEPRPAARSRSHHALAPGYILRADGKNIDITKVDDISEWLDPPPLKRTSPDSHLNNLLNDTKTRKIEDSNLPAFLRNQSVEGLETDEKDHDQHLPFCRHQSIPDHCEIQTENESDSSDDELEIQIDCNPKILTDIVKKGNLLAKKASYDITDSPDSLEEFIPEKQEIPKTVEKCEKNSLAKKLLSPKLSRLFKPNTTEVVRQREEDKEKSRSKFFVQRPASPIRSTYRVRPSDDEPKINRGVLKSDLKLASLGKPMTPIFRRHLENRQDFDGRYSYRDKTQDKLDRRKIELPIRNVKNLTPVLEKKDDKPKRREGITRSNYVRLANLKISKELKPDSEVKESPVERVI encoded by the exons ATGGAGGGTTCTGATACAAAAG AAAATCATAGCTGTGCCGGGTGTTTAAATGATTTGGGGGATGAAGACTACGTATCCGCGCTTGGGCAGGATTGGCACAAGGACTGTTTTAG GTGCTCAGTTTGTGATGCTCAGCTGACGACGTGGTACTTCGAGAAGGGCGGGCTTTTGTTTTGTCAGGCGGATTACTGGGCGCGCTTTGGAGATATTTGTCAGCAATGTTCAGAG ATAATAACTGGCCCGGTGATGGCGGCGGGCGAGCACCGCTTCCACCCGGAGTGCTTCGCGTGCGAGGCGTGCGGCGCGCACATTGACGACACCGCTACTTACGCGTTACTTGATAGATCGCACTTGTATTG TGGTGCGTGCTACACTTGCTGCGTGGGAACTGAGAGACACGCGATCCGCGTGGTTCGACTCCCGGCGCGAGCACTGCGGCTCGCCTCTACACGTGGCGCGCTTTCTATTGCGCA CGAGCGTTGCGCGGGCAAGCTGTCCGCGCTCGTGCGCTCTTTACTCCGCGCCGCGCTGCAAGCGTGCGTGCATCTCACGTGCCATAG GATAGACTCAAGCTGTGGTATGCTCACATTGCATATTGGTGATCGTGTGCTAGAAGTAAACGGGTCACCGGTGAGGAACCGGCCTTTGGCTGAAATAGAGCGGGTGCTGGCTAGGCCTGATGTTATACAG CTTACAATAGAACACAATCCGGACACAATAAACGCAAAACGCGGCATCAGTACATCAAACGACGACAAACATAAACACGACAAATCACCAGTAGAAAGGAAAATAAAGGAAGATACTAAAGTACCCAAAAAGGCAGAAGAGGAGGGAGTTAAAAAGGAGAGATTGTTTAAAAGAAAAGGGGAGGAGGGGGGGAAGGTGCGGGTTATAAAGCGGAGGCAGACACCCGCTTCGCCATTGCTTGGGGATAAAGAGAGGAGTAGCAGTATGTCGAAACTGCTTGATGT TGTGGATGGAGAAGAATCGAGTGGTGTGTTGTGTGACTTGAGCCGGGCGAGATCGTTCCGAGCAGAACCGGCCCCCGGACAGAAGGTGTTCAGAGCTTCTGATCTATTACAG ggTGAACTATTAGGCACAGGTTTTTTCGGGCACGTGTACAAAGTGACACATAGAGCCACCAACGAAGTGATGGTGCTGAAACAACTGTACCGAGTGGATGAGGAGGCACAGAGGAACTTCTTGAAG GAGGTAGCAGTGCTCCGCTCGCTCCGTCACCGCAACGTGTTGCGCTTCATCGGCGTGCTGTACCGCGACCGGCGGCTGCACCTCGTCACCGAGTACGTGGCCGGCGGCACGCTGCACGACCTGCTGCAGGTGCGTAGCCCGGGAGACACTGTACTGCGGTCCATCGGCGTGCTGTACCGCGACCGGCGGCTGCACCTCGTCACCGAGTACGTGGCCGGCGGCACGCTGCACGACCTGCTGCAG AACACAAGCCGTCCGCTAAGTTGGTGCGCACGGGCCAAACTCGCCCGTGACGTGGCCGCCGGGGTGGGATACTTGCATCGCATGAATGTTATACATCGAGATCTTAATTCGCATAACTGTCTTGTACGAGCTGATCAG GAAATGACAGTAATAGTGGCAGACTTCGGCTTGGCCCGTATAGTGCAGCGCACAGCTAGCAGTGCGCACACACACTCCTCGCTACGACGGAAACGGTACACG GTGGTCGGGAACCCATACTGGATGGCGCCAGAAATGATGAACGGCAACCTGTATGATGAGAAGGTGGATGTGTTCTCATTTGGCATCATTTTGTGTGAG ATTATCGGTCGAGTGTCAGCAGACCCAGACTTTCTGCCGCGGCGGTCTGACTTCGGTCTGAACGAGGCGCAGTTCCTGGATAAGTTCTGTCGCACGTGCCCAGAACCGTTCTATAGGATAGCCTTCCTGGCGTGCAATCTGGAGCCAGACGATAG ACCGCCATTCGAAGTGATGGAGATCTGGCTGGAGTCGCTCGTGCTGCACCTGTCGCAGCCGTTGCCGCTGCCGGCCACACTGCTCGCGGACGTGGAGCAGTACGCGCGCCGCAGCACCGCGCGCACGACCGCCACGCCCGAGCGCCGCGTGCACACTGACAACGGCATCTTCTGCGCCAACACGCGCAGCCGCGAGGAGCTGCGGGAG CCCCCCGAATGCGTACGTTGGAGTGCGCTAGGCAAGTGCGTTTCCGCCAGCCAACTCACCGCACGTCGGGTCACACACTCCGAGCCGCGCCCGGCCGCGCGCTCCCGGTCACACCACGCGCTGGCGCCCGGGTACATACTGCGGGCCGACGGCAAGAATATAGACATCACTAAG gttGACGATATATCCGAATGGCTGGACCCTCCACCGCTCAAACGAACAAGCCCAGACTCACATCTCAATAACTTGCTAAACGATACTAAAACTAGGAAAATTGAGGATTCCAATTTACCTGCTTTCCTCAGAAATCAATCAGTAGAAGGTTTAGAAACTGATGAGAAAGATCACGACCAACACCTGCCCTTCTGCAGACACCAAAGCATTCCAGACCACTGCGAAATACAGACTGAAAACGAATCAGACTCCTCCGACGATGAACTAGAAATACAAATTGACTGCAACCCCAAAATATTAACAGACATTGTCAAAAAAGGGAATTTACTAGCCAAAAAAGCAAGTTACGATATCACAGACTCGCCGGATAGTCTCGAAGAATTTATCCCGGAAAAGCAAGAAATTCCAAAAACAGTGGAAAAGTGTGAAAAGAACTCGCTAGCTAAGAAATTGCTGTCGCCAAAACTGAGTCGACTTTTCAAGCCAAATACGACAGAAGTTGTGAGGCAAAGGGAGGAAGATAAGGAAAAGTCTAGAAGCAAGTTTTTCGTTCAGCGACCTGCTTCTCCTATACGATCTACATATAGAGTACGTCCAAGTGACGATGAACCGAAAATTAACAGAGGTGTGCTCAAAAGTGACTTAAAACTGGCCAGTTTAGGAAAACCAATGACGCCCATATTTAGACGACATTTAGAAAACCGACAAGACTTCGACGGTCGATACAGttaccgggataaaacccAAGACAAACTGGATAGGCGCAAAATAGAGTTACCGATACGGAATGTTAAGAATTTAACGCCGGTTTTGGAAAAGAAAGATGATAAGCCCAAAAGGAGGGAAGGAATCACGCGTAGCAATTATGTAAGACTAGCGAATCTCAAAATTAGCAAAGAGCTGAAACCAGACAGTGAAGTTAAGGAATCTCCAGTAGAAAGGGTTATATAG